The following are from one region of the Mustela lutreola isolate mMusLut2 chromosome 7, mMusLut2.pri, whole genome shotgun sequence genome:
- the TGM7 gene encoding protein-glutamine gamma-glutamyltransferase Z translates to MAERVSLVKILDCGARQAIVAALELRSVDLQSPRNNKEHHTQEMGLRRLIVRRGQSFGLQLHFNRPFHFGTDYLTFVAETGPAPKELLGTRATFSLTQARKGNVWSAFDFTIDTNSLLVALFTPANAVIGPYTLKLEISQGQSHSVVHPLGTFILLFNPWNAEDDVYLPSEILLQEYIMMDYGFVYKGHERFITAWPWNYGQFEEDIIDICFEILNKSLYFLENPSKDYSQRNDPVYICRVVSAMINSNDDSGVLQGNWGEDYSRGVSPLEWNGSVAILRQWSARGRQPVKYGQCWVFAAVMCTVMRCLGVPTRVVSSFRSAHNMDGNLTIDTYYDQNAEMLPTRKRDKIWNFHVWNECWMIRKDLPPGYNGWQVLDPTPQQTSSGLFCCGPASVKAIREGEVHLPYDTPFVYAEVNADEVIWLFGNGQAQEILVHNTSSIGKEISTKMVGSDQRQNITSSYKYPEGSPEERSVFMKASRKMLAPRRASSPFLDLLGSGGPEDQPAQLQLHLARTPEWGQDLMLTLRAWRVPDRVHSRGSISLAVRFSAQALLHQGGTREPLWRQTVHLNLDFGKEIQLPLLLPYDNYRNKLTDEKLIRVSGIAKVEDTGRSMLVLKDISLEPPHLSIEVSKRAEVGKALSVHITLTNTLTVALSNCTMVLEGSGLIDGQISKNIGTLVAGHTIQIQVDLYPIKTGRRQLQVLISSKEIKEIKGYRDIFVAASRAS, encoded by the exons TGGCAGCCTTGGAGCTCAGGTCTGTGGATCTGCAGAGCCCGAGGAACAACAAAGAGCATCACACCCAGGAGATGGGCCTGAGGCGGCTCATCGTGCGACGGGGCCAGTCCTTTGGGCTCCAACTACATTTCAACCGACCCTTTCACTTTGGGACAGACTATCTGACCTTCGTGGCCGAGACTG GACCGGCACCCAAGGAGTTGCTGGGAACCCGAGCCACCTTCTCTCTCACCCAGGCTCGAAAAGGAAATGTCTGGAGCGCCTTTGACTTCACCATTGACACCAACTCGCTCTTAGTTGCCCTTTTCACGCCAGCCAACGCAGTCATTGGTCCCTACACTCTGAAGCTAGAGATCTCCCAGGGTCAGAGTCACAGTGTGGTTCACCCACTGGGGACTTTCATCCTGCTTTTTAACCCTTGGAATGCAG AGGACGATGTCTACCTGCCAAGTGAAATACTGCTACAGGAGTATATCATGATGGACTATGGCTTTGTTTACAAGGGTCATGAAAGATTCATCACCGCCTGGCCCTGGAACTATGGGCAG TTTGAAGAGGACATCATAGATATCTGCTTCGAGATCTTGAACAAGAGCCTGTACTTCTTAGAGAACCCGTCCAAAGACTACTCTCAGCGGAACGACCCAGTGTACATCTGCAGGGTGGTGAGCGCCATG ATCAACAGCAATGATGACAGCGGTGTGCTGCAGGGGAACTGGGGAGAGGACTACTCCAGGGGGGTCAGCCCGCTGGAATGGAATGGCAGCGTAGCCATCCTGCGGCAGTGGTCAGCCAGGGGCAGGCAGCCTGTGAagtatgggcagtgctgggtctTTGCAGCTGTAATGTGCACAG TAATGAGATGTTTAGGTGTTCCAACCCGTGTGGTTTCCAGTTTTCGTTCTGCACACAACATGGATGGGAACTTAACCATTGACACCTACTATGACCAAAATGCAGAGATGCTGCCAACTCGGAAGCGAGACAAAATATG GAACTTCCACGTCTGGAATGAGTGCTGGATGATCCGGAAAGATCTTCCTCCAGGATACAATGGTTGGCAGGTTCTGGACCCCACTCCCCAGCAAACCAGCAGCG GGCTGTTCTGCTGCGGCCCTGCCTCTGTGAAGGCCATCAGGGAAGGGGAGGTCCACCTGCCCTATGACACCCCATTTGTGTATGCCGAGGTGAATGCTGATGAAGTCATTTGGCTCTTTGGGAATGGCCAGGCCCAGGAAATCCTGGTCCATAACACCAGCTCCATCGGGAAGGAAATCAGCACCAAGATGGTAGGGTCAGATCAGCGCCAGAACATTACCAGCTCCTACAAGTATCCAGAAG GATCCCCTGAGGAGCGATCTGTGTTCATGAAAGCTTCCCGGAAAATGCTGGCCCCAAGAAGGGCCTCTTCCCCTTTCCTAGAtctgctgggctctgggggccCTGAGGACCAGCCTGCACAGCTGCAGCTTCACCTGGCCAGGACCCCCGAGTGGGGCCAGGACCTGATGCTGACACTGCGTGCCTGGAGGGTGCCAGACAGAGTCCACTCCCGGGGGTCCATCAGCCTGGCGGTGCGCTTCAGCGCCCAGGCCCTGTTGCACCAAGGTGGAACCCGGGAGCCTCTCTGGAGGCAAACAGTGCACTTGAACCTGGATTTTGGGAAGG AGATACAGTTGCCGCTCTTGCTACCCTACGACAATTACAGAAACAAGCTGACAGATGAGAAACTGATCCGGGTGTCTGGCATTGCCAAGGTGGAGGATACAGGGAGGTCCATGCTGGTCCTAAAAGACATCTCTCTGGAGCCTCCTCACTTGTCTATTGAG GTGTCTAAAAGGGCTGAGGTGGGCAAGGCACTGAGCGTCCACATCACACTCACCAATACCCTGACAGTGGCTCTGAGTAACTGCACCATGGTCCTAGAGGGAAGTGGCCTCATCGATGGGCAGATATCCAAGAA CATTGGGACGCTGGTGGCTGGACATACCATCCAAATTCAAGTGGACCTCTACCCCATCAAAACTGGGCGCCGCCAGCTGCAAGTCCTCATTAGCAGCAAAGAGATCAAGGAGATCAAGGGCTACAGGGACATCTTTGTGGCTGCCTCCAGGGCTTCTTGa